In one Bacillus thuringiensis genomic region, the following are encoded:
- a CDS encoding DUF3311 domain-containing protein, whose product MKKIHILALIPVLCLVVGPIFANSVTPYVLGMPFLLFWVLLSVFITSLCMGLVYVFDPANKEDVK is encoded by the coding sequence ATGAAGAAAATACACATTCTAGCGCTTATCCCAGTTCTTTGTTTAGTAGTTGGGCCAATATTTGCGAATTCAGTTACTCCTTACGTATTAGGGATGCCATTTTTATTATTTTGGGTATTATTATCAGTGTTTATTACATCTCTTTGTATGGGGCTTGTGTACGTGTTTGATCCTGCTAATAAGGAGGATGTAAAATGA